A segment of the Candidatus Neomarinimicrobiota bacterium genome:
AGAAGGTATCCGGTTTAATCTGAATAGTACCTTGCTATTCGGTTCCGGAGAAGCAGTACTGTCGATAGAAGCGAGTGATCTCCTTGAGAGCATCGGTTACCTTATTAACCGCTTCGCTTCCCACGTCATTGTTGAGGGTCATACGGATGACCTTCCCCTCGCAAGGGGGAATTTTGAATCAAACTGGGATTTGTCCGCTGCAAGAGCGATCTCGGTTTTAAATTTTTTGTCGAGCTTGGACAAAGCAAAAAGTGGGTTGTTTCATGCTGCGGCATATTCACAATACAAACCGCGTGTCCCGAATGATTCAGCCTACAATCGATCAATTAATCGTCGGGTAGAGATAATGATAAAGCTTCACGATCCTCCGAAAAACTATACCGATAAAGAGATCGATATGCTCTTGAAATTCATCGAACCGGAGAATACGGAAAAAGGTTTTGCAGATACTTTGAGGAGTTATTAGGGTGGAAGCTGAAAGCGTCATAACGGATGT
Coding sequences within it:
- a CDS encoding OmpA family protein; translated protein: MGNWTKKAKSESGGAPLWIVTFSDLMTLLLTFFVLLLSFSAIQMDDFRAAMGSLKEALGVFQGSQSVMYAPHDITSTIPTKAEILKSTGEVREFLRKNKLEKMVEMELTGEGIRFNLNSTLLFGSGEAVLSIEASDLLESIGYLINRFASHVIVEGHTDDLPLARGNFESNWDLSAARAISVLNFLSSLDKAKSGLFHAAAYSQYKPRVPNDSAYNRSINRRVEIMIKLHDPPKNYTDKEIDMLLKFIEPENTEKGFADTLRSY